The Archocentrus centrarchus isolate MPI-CPG fArcCen1 chromosome 12, fArcCen1, whole genome shotgun sequence nucleotide sequence TCTGTCTACACATTGCAGACAACTTAGCAGAACCAATTTTAGATggtatctttagacactttgttactagcagcctgttacaAAAGCATATAATTTGTCACTAGTTCTTTAGTTGAATTTACAAAAAATGGCAGTGATAACACAATTTGACAAACATAAAACTATTTTAGCCCCAACAAGGTTATTCAGAGAGCTATCAATCAAAGATAAACTGGATAAATGGAGGATTAACTAGCACGGACAACATCCTCAATTAGATTGACAGTTTTTCTTGAATGTGAAAAGCAGATGGAATAAGCTTAGATCTAAGCTTGAGACTGCGGTTTGAGGAGGGCCTCAGTGAGGACTTGTGACTGCTCCTGGGCTGGTCAGATTCCTGGGTACAAATGAGAGCTGTGAGAACTGAGAAAAGGGAGTGGAGGTGGGGCAtgaaaatgagaagaaacagcctGTAGTGCAGGAAGACATGTATTAGTCATAGAAACAAAAGGGGCATGTATGAGGTGTGGTCCTGCTCCTAAGTCCAGATAAATTATCCCCaataaaagaagtggcaggcctaaaacagcagatgagcagtatctgaaagtcatgtcctcaaGAAACGGAATAaaccagcaaagacctgacacgggACCTGAGAAATACATCTGGCTGTTCAGCTGAGCTATCTACTGTttgccaaagcctcatcagaaatggtcacAATATCAACATGAATGgagaaggtcaggagagaggcacaacagtgagtgtctgtagccatctgtaaaacacagtggaggctcttaacatggtttgaggctgcattcaaccagtggtgttggggaccATTtccctagcaaaatataaagaattgagATGTGGTTCAAGGATTTTGCACAGTgttgcaattatttatttacacatgtAGTGCCTCTTTTAGGTATTGGTATATAAATTACATGAAAATTGAGAAAAAGGTGAAGAACAGTGGTCCCTCACCTGATACACACTAGAGATACTTTTTAAGTGAAACCTTCATGGGAGAACACACAATCTACCAAAGCCAATgcattattttacagttttaaagaaaattagTTCATATGCACATTAAAAGTGggtcttcttcctttgttggtGTCCAGCCTGTCCAACACATTTCTTAGGATTAGGCtaaggagctttttttttttttccttctgaaaaACAGTCACATATCTCTGACTtcatctgaaaaaacaaaacaaatgatagaaaatacaaaaattcttttttttttttcattgatagCACATCAGAAAACGTGGGCATTTTGAATGTGCTCTTACAGTACATAAACATGGATGTTGCTGTCTTCCAGGACACTCAGTacaaagatgaaataaaaaccaCATATGTGCAACCAAACACCAAAATCCaccaaacctttattttacattCTGATTAAATTTTTATCACGAAATGCAACAAGATATCTAAACATTCCCAGCTGCTACAGCAGagcttctgttaaaaaaaattaaaaatccacAACTAAAACACAGAGTCAATTTaatattactaaaaaaaaaaaaaagctgataaaCTAATTTTGAATACAGGGCATGATTTTGTcctaattaaattaattaactgTAAATTAAAGAGCTGAATAGAATGGGATTTCATTTTAAGCACTCACAGAAATATTCCCATTTAACCTGGCAGCATGACACATTTGGTGCTGCCTCTCTGCCTCAGCCCTGGGTGATCCTGTTTGACCTTGTTTTACCTTGACTACACTaataaagtgtttgtgtgtgtgtgtgtgtgtgtgtgagagagagagagagagagagagaaagaaaaaggatctgtttgtggtttttgtgtttgtggctgAATTTccgtgtgtgtggggaggggttGCTGTCAGTCTTCTGCCCCTATTGAGATGTATGCAAATGCCACTAAAAGCTCTTTGTGCTTGCTGGTGGATAGCAAGAGGAAGGCAGCCATCAGCTCTAGGATGAAAACCTGAGTGGGTGGAGGTGTGTGAACACGGGTGTTAAAGGCAGGGCTGTTGGGGAGAAAATCAAAAAGCCATCAGACTTGTTTGTGAGAGATGATACTGTTGCTCAACAGGAAGGGTGGATTTTGGATTCCTACTAATTAAGTCAGTAGCAATCTGAATGCAGTATCTGAGATTTATTATAAGATTTTAATTTCactcattatatttttattattgaaaaaattgaattaaacaaTCACATTTCTAATTGGTTGTGCTTTGTGGGGAGGTTGGGCACAAGAACAGTGTCATTATTCACAGAGTTCTTTCTAACTTGCAAGAATTACACAAAGAAGACATCAAATTCTACCACAAAgatcttccagaagtgcatatTTACCACTAACTGAAAATGACACAGCCCCCTCTTTATCTAACATGTATCTAGATAAATGAGGAACAAGTACAAAAAACAAGTACACTTGCACAACTAAATCCTGATACTCTTATGTGTATTTGGGTCATGTTGCTGAAATCTGGGTGTTTTCCTATATGTGATCACTTGAGCTGTGCAACATTCACACTACCACCCTATcagcaggcttttttttttatctgttactTTCTCCCCTCCTCTGATTGTGCTGAAGggctctgatgagtcttgaaGAGACCTCTTGAGGAGAACTAAAGACAAGATCTGAGacatttgggggtgggggggtgggggttcagCTAAATCCTTGGATGCTCCTCTCACACATCTCCTCCTCACTGTACTGAGCCATTCAACACTAACACCCCCCCTCTACCCCCAAAACACCACCAACACTCCTTTTCTTTGGACACCCTGAGAGCTCTGTGCTCTGTTATCCCTTTCTCCCTCTAGCCCAGCCTATCTCTcttgctgtgtttgtctttttgcaTGACAATTATTCTCTCAAGTCCATGTACCCAGAACAATACTTGTATAACTGGTATTTGATGTATTTTACACCACTGACTTGGCTCTTGCAGTCCCCCCAAAGATTTTAAGTGGTCATCTGTCGGTTATGCTGATTTCAGAAGAAGCTGATTTCAGAAGAAAACGTTCTGTTTGCAAGAACTTCTTAAACTAGACCATATGGACCACCAAAAAGGTCGTGATATGAACTTAAGGTATAAATATAATATGTTCCTGTATTTTACTATTCAACAATTTAATGTGAGAATACAGGTATTCCTCTAAGACTGCCCTCGAAAATAAGAGCATAAGAGCGctacctgcaaaaaaaaaaaaaagttatcaaGCAATGAATATATAAGAATATAAGAAACCACAATGGGAAAGAATGTTATACATGCATCTACATATGCAAATTGCATTCCAGCAGAACTTGATTATATAGCCTGCAGACACCTCGGCCAGTTTTGGCTCTTTAGGTCGTATCAGAGTTAATGCCTGCAGAAGGAACTGCAGACCAGAAAGAAACTTCCATCGAAACTTCAGGATAGTGTCTCAGATGATAGAGGGATAGTAGGagtagtgggggtggtgggggtggggccGAATCAAAGGCTTGAGGACTTTTTGTTTCAATGTGAAAAGGAGCTAATGGCCGACCATCGCAACCTGGGATCTGAAATCCCCGGGGTGCCCCCAAGGCCTCGACATACAATTGCACCCCCCACTCCCTTCCCGCAGTGCGTCTTCCTGCTGCAATCTGCGGCCAACCATTCGCGCTGGGGGAGCGCATCTGCACTGGGCTTTTGAATAGCCATTGATGGGGGTGAATGGGAGAAGTTCACTTGAGTGCTGTGGATGGGTTTATGGttaagcttgtttttttccattcgGAATCTGATAAGAACCCCAACATAAAAAGTAGCCGTAACTGTAACCTTTTCCTTTAACCTTCTAGCTCACTGTGGCCCAGAAGCAGACTCAAATCTTTGGACCTACTTgttttaaagtaaattaaattaaaaagctGTCTGCTTTACTTTGGTACCCCCACtacaaatacaaatatctaACAGCTCCAGTAGACTTAGTTTTGGGTTATAGTCAGTTGCTTTaaaacaatgagaaaataaaaacgAGTGAAAACATACACTTTGTAAAAAGGTGCCATGGGCATGAATATTTTCTCACTACTTCAAGAAGCTTTCCACAGCAGAGTAGAACATGTCTTTATCTGCAGTGGGAGGGAAATTTTTATTTCAAGTAGCCATAAACCATTTTTCTTTCCATTATGTACGTGTTGCCTAATTTATGAGCAGTTTATCACAGCGTTCTTAAAGAGATGAGGTAAGCTGACCTCTGTTTGTTTAAAATTACGTTTGGCCTGGTTGATTAGGTTAATTTGCTTCATCAGTTACTCTGGATGACattgttatttgtttaaatggaTGGTTTCAGGCCCGACTGAAGCTTCTGTGACAgacattttaatatcaaagccaTCTCCTTAATGGAGAATAATTTAAAGAATCGCTGCATTATAATTCATGTATGAAGTGAGCAAATTAAGATGCtaaagtgtttgttttggtttttacagGACCAGTGACCAGCGCTTTTTTGAGCAGTGGTTTTACGGTCTTCTAACTAAATTCttattttcttaaatgtaaGTAATAGCCTAACTTTAAAATATATTGACTTTACATACATGAAGTATCAATACTATGCCAAAAATAACTTATAGGTTTAGGTGAAAAACACGCCCACTTCTTTGGGAGGAGTCAAGGTCATTTACAAATGCACCTTCAGCTGTGCGCAATCAACTAGCCGGCCAATGAGCGATGATTGGCTGAAAGACGATACTGACACCCGCGGCGCAGATAAGCGAAATCTTGGGAGCGGAGACGCATTTTATACTTGAAGGTAGATTAACGGTGGCGAGGACAAACCTTTGGGGGACTAGGCCGTTCACATATTAGTGGTTATGCTGCATCACAACGCAGCTTAGGCCTTCAGCTTTGCGTAACTTTTCTTTGGTGCgagtttatttttctcttctggATCCTGAAACGGATAagcaattttaaaacaaaacaaaaaaaaaaaacaaaaaacccttgCTCCAATTTTTGGAAGCCCGCTTGTTCTTAAGCTAGGCTTTCTCGACTTTTTGGAAAATGTCTGAAAGCTCGCAGAGTCCCGAGTACCAAAGCCGGCCTTATGACTTCAGCCGCTCCAACCCTTGCGCGCAGCTTTTGGGTCAGGAGGGTTTTGGTAGCAGTACCTCCTTCCAGGTGCCCCACGGTGTCTTGCCAGATCCGAGCCGCCTTTACAACAAAAGCTGTTACAGTGGTATCGCGTCGACATCCGCGCAGACTTTTTTTCCGTTTCCACCCGTCTCCACCGACTACAGGGCCTCTGAGCTACAGCCTGGAGATTTTGGGCAACCCAAACACTGGTATCCCTTTGCAGACTACACCGGCCAACTTTCTGGCGTATCCACAGCACTCCAGCCTATAAACCTTAGTACCATTGAAGCCGAGGCGGGAGAGCAAATCAAACTACCAGAAATAAAGCTGGAGAAGAGCACCCCCGAGGACTACTCAGCCGAGGCAAAAGTTCAGCAGTACCTGACCCCTCAAGCCTCCAACGAGATGCCCCATGGATTATTCTACGCTAGGACTGGGACCTGGAACCCATCCTTCTGGTCCTTCTCATCACCTGGCAGCAGTGGCCAAGCTTCCTCAACAACCTCGGCTTCTTCCCCATCGCTGTCTCCTTCACCCCCGAGCAACGCACTTCCAGGGAACGCATGTTTCAGCGCGAACACACCCCAGACTGTCCCTGAGGCCCAGCCGCAGAAATCGACCTCCTCCAGACGAAATGGTGGGTCTTCCGTGCGAGAGTGCAAGGACCCTGAGGTAAGTCTTTTTGATAAAGCATGGTGATTTTGATGGCAATGGGCATATTTGTCAGGGTCTTgtcgggggaaaaaaaatccgcAAGATTTCAGACtaagttgtttttttgagaTTTATTCTTAAACTCTTACAGGAGACCCTTTCCACTGAAGAGCTGGAGCAATTCGCCAGGGAGCTCAAACACAAACGCATCACCCTGGGTTTTACCCAGTCAGATGTTGGCCTTTCTCTGGGAAGCCTTTATGGTAACTTGAGTCCCTTTTTGTTGAAACCTTAGGCCAGAGTTAGTAAATGTTGGTAGTTTGAGTCAAATTAGACAATCGATTAAAATGGCAAGATCCTGAATACTAGTTCATGAAGTGTCTTTCTGTTATCTTAAGATTAGAACATTGGACTTAATGAATTCACccagttctttctttttctctcttctttatcCATCTTTATTTTTGCGTTTGTCCCATGTGGAAGGAAAAATGTTCAGCCAAACGACTATTTGTCGTTTCGAGGCTCTGCAGTTGAGCTTCAAGAACATGTGCAAGCTGAAGCCCCTTCTGCAGAAATGGCTGGATGAGGCAGAGAATGCAGAAAATCCTCAAGATGTAAGTTTCAGACAACTAGTTTGAGAACACAGATTGCCAAACTTGTTACTGCTTGGACTTTCAGGCCTACCTACCACTCCAAACTGAGCACAAATATGTTGTGTAGTGATTACTTGGCAGCTCAGTTTATGCTACTCAGAGAGCACAATCCTGACCTCAGTTTACTGTAATGGCATTCCTAAACCTTTTGCGAATGTGTTTCTGCTTCCTTAGATGTACAAGATGGAACGAGTTTTTGTCGATACCAGAAAAAGAAAGCGGAGGACCAGCCTGGAGGGGGCAGTGCGTGCTGCTCTTGAGTCCTACTTTATCAAGTGTCCCAAGCCGAACACCCAAGCcataaaacacatttcaaatgaCCTGGGCCTGGAGAGAGATGTAAGCACACAATTATTTTCTCATCGAGTGTCTCTTGTTGGTCACATTTTtgagtaactttttttttttttttttcccctttttcagGTGGTACGTGTGTGGTTCTGCAATCGCAGACAGAAGGGGAAGCGCTTGGCCTTGCCGCTGGATGAGGAATTAGAAAGCCAGCTCTACGAACAGGGTTCTCCTCCCATTCCTCCTCAGGCCTACCCAGCCCCCAGTTTCCCTGGAGGCCATCCTCCCACACTCTACATGCCTCAGCTTTCCAGGCCTGATGTGATGAAGCAACCCCTGCATCCTGGAGTGGTTGGGCACCCGACTAGATAAAGCGGGCCAACCAGAACCACAGATTGCCTTCCCAAACTTCTGCTCAACCCCCAACTCACACTGGAAAGGAAGTACTACAAATGCAAACCATCTGATCATATCTGTGATTTGTGCAATTTGAAAAGGGTGAGATCAAAGTGGTTTCCTTCTGTAGCCCTGAAGTGCTTTGACTTCAGATACCAAAGGGGATGTTATTGTTGCTGATTGTGCCAACAAGGGAAAAGCAAGGGAATGATACCGTGAGGGACACCTCCTTAAACAGTATTCAATTTTGACAGTTTAGCCAATGCTTGTGCAGTACTTCTGTGTCATGTCTGAAGAGCGCATCTGTAGTATTTGTCTAAACTATCACTGCAACAGAAAGTGCTCTTATAAGATTCAATTGTCCAAATGTTATTCTTATCTTTTAAATGGTAGTTTTAGCCactgaattttatttgtataccAAACTTGCATTTTTCCCTTGTGGTCATAAACGCTCACCAAAAAGAGAACCTCCAAAAGCCCTTGAGTGGgttttaatgtaatatttttaaggaaCGTGGCAAATTCATTGTTACCCTTTTTACTCGTTCTCATTCTACACATTTACTCAGATAATTAGCAGAACTATATCAACTGCTGTTTCCAACTTATAGAAACTCTTGTAGgattccctttttcttttatgcTTTAATTGCTAAGGTTACATGTTGACTATAAGTGCGGTCTCATCCTGTTTGAAGttactttggtttttttttttttcttttcttttcttttttttttttttttttttttttttttttttttttttttttaatttaaaaaaaaaaaaaccctgaaaacaaTGTTAAATGTCATTCCAACTTCAAGATACATCAGGAAGTCCCTAGGTGACAATAAAATTATTAGCAGAATCGGCTTAAAGTTGTCAAACAATGGAACAGTCTGTACTACCATAATTTATTTTTGGCCCAGGTTATCTCAGTATTGATTACAAGCTCAACTTACTGACTTGAGTCATTTACTGAGAGTGCAATCACGACTTTTAGTCCTTAGctgttagtttttttgttttgttttgtttttttttttaagcaaaactaaattgtttaatatattaaatctggaacagtgacatttttcacttaaaaaaaaaagtttgtaatcATTTGTCTATGCAATCTATTGACTTGCCTGTTATCTCCCCCCCCAATAAATCCTGTCAAAAGAAATGAATGCGTTTCCTTTTTGATGAACCTTCACTACAGAGTAAATAGTTTGCAGCTGAACTTAAACCCTTGACGGGAAGTTAATGTTATGTTGATAATGTTGAAGCTTGGTCATTACCATAACTGGAAATGTCCATATAGGCAGAGTATGTTTGAGGAAGCAGTGTTATCATTGTTTCCAT carries:
- the pou5f3 gene encoding POU domain, class 5, transcription factor 1 is translated as MSESSQSPEYQSRPYDFSRSNPCAQLLGQEGFGSSTSFQVPHGVLPDPSRLYNKSCYSGIASTSAQTFFPFPPVSTDYRASELQPGDFGQPKHWYPFADYTGQLSGVSTALQPINLSTIEAEAGEQIKLPEIKLEKSTPEDYSAEAKVQQYLTPQASNEMPHGLFYARTGTWNPSFWSFSSPGSSGQASSTTSASSPSLSPSPPSNALPGNACFSANTPQTVPEAQPQKSTSSRRNGGSSVRECKDPEETLSTEELEQFARELKHKRITLGFTQSDVGLSLGSLYEGKMFSQTTICRFEALQLSFKNMCKLKPLLQKWLDEAENAENPQDMYKMERVFVDTRKRKRRTSLEGAVRAALESYFIKCPKPNTQAIKHISNDLGLERDVVRVWFCNRRQKGKRLALPLDEELESQLYEQGSPPIPPQAYPAPSFPGGHPPTLYMPQLSRPDVMKQPLHPGVVGHPTR